Within Schumannella luteola, the genomic segment TGCCGAACCTCACCGCGATCATCGCCTCGGGCTTCATCGGCACGGTGATCTTCGCGATCCTCTCCGAGGTGACGCTGGCGTTCATCGGCGTCACGAGCATCAGCGACTGGAACTGGGGCACCGTGCTCTTCTGGGCGCAGAGCTCGCAGGCGCTCGTGCAGGGAGCGTGGTGGTGGTTCGTGCCCGCGGGCCTCTGCATCGCGGCCGTCGGCACTTCGCTCACGCTCATCAACTTCGGCATCGACGAGTTCGTCAACCCGCGACTGCGCTCGACCGCCGCCAACGCCGGCGTGCTGCGTCGCAAGAAGATCCGCGCCCGCATCGGCTTCACGCCGGTGTACCGCGGTGCCGCCGCCCGCGGCCAGAAGGAGGCCCAGCGATGACGCTGCTCGACCCGACGACCGCGGCGCTGCCGCCGCGCGAGCGCAAACCCGTGCTCGAGATCCGCGACCTCAGCGTCGACTACGGCTACGACCAGAACGCGGTGCACGCGCTGCAGGGTGTCGACCTGACGCTGCACGCGGGCGAGGTGCTCGGCCTCGCCGGCGAGAGCGGATGCGGCAAGTCGACGCTCGCCTACGCCGCCACCCGTCTGCTGCCGCCGCCCGGCGTCATCACCGGCGGCTCGGTCACCTTCACCTCGGCCCGCGACGGCCACGGCGGCGACCTGCTGCGCATGGGCGAGGCCGAGCTGCGGGCGCAGCGCTGGCGCGACACCGCGATCGTGTTCCAGGGGGCGATGAACTCGCTCAACCCCGTCTACACGGTCGGGCGTCAGCTGGTCGACGGCATCCTCGCCCACAAGCCCCGCAGCCGGGATGCGCGCGCCGAGGCCCGGGCGCGCGCCCTCGAGCTGCTCGACATGGTCGGCATCCCGAAAGACCGACTCGGCTCGTATCCGCACCAGCTCTCGGGAGGCATGCGCCAGCGCGTCATGATCGCGATGGCGCTCGCCCTCGAACCCGAGATCGTCATCATGGACGAGCCGACGACCGCCCTCGACGTCGTCATGCAGCGCCAGATCGTCGAGCAGATCATGCAGCTCAAGGACGAGCTCGGCTTCAGCGTGATCTTCATCACCCACGACGTGTCGCTGCTGCTCGAGCTCGCCGACCGCATCGCGATCATGTACGCCGGCCGCATCGTCGAAGACGCGTCGAGCGAGGAGGTGTACAAGATGCCGCGGCATCCGTACACCGCCGGCCTGCTGCACTCCTTCCCGCCGCTGCGCGGACCCAAGCGCGACCTCGCCGGCATCCCCGGCTCGCCGCCGGATCTGGTGAACCTGCCCACAGGATGCAAGTTCCACCCGCGCTGTCCCTACGCTTTCGACGAGTGCAAGCTCACCGACCCGGTCCTCGGCCCGACGCGCTTCGGCGCGGCCGAGCCCGAGCGCCAGGTCGCCTGTCTGCTCAATGACGAGCGGGTGGCCCCCGGCCCCATCCCCCTCGAACTGGGCGTGCGCCCGGAAGGAGACCGCATCGTATGACGACGCATCCCGTGACCCTGTTCACCGGCCAGTGGGCCGACCTGACCCTCGACGAGGTCGCGGGTCACGCCGCCTCGTGGGGCTATGACGGGCTCGAGATCGCCTGCTCGGCGGAGCACCTGGACGTGTGGCGCGCCGACGAGGATCCGAGCTACCTGGATGGGCGTCGCGCGGTGCTCGAGAAGCACGGCCTGAAGACGTGGGCGCTGTCGAACCACCTCACCGGCCAGGCGGTGTGTGATGACCCGATCGACTTCCGTCACAAGGCGCTGCTGCGCTCGAAGGTGTGGGGCGACGGGGATGCGGAGGGCGTGCGCCAGCGCGCCGCGGAGGAGCTGAAGCTGACCGCGAAGGCCGCCCGCAAGCTCGGCGTGGATGTCATCACCGGCTTCACCGGCTCGTCGATCTGGCAGTACGTGGCCATGTTCCCGCCGGTCGGGCAGGACGTCATCGACGCCGGCTACGAGGACTTCGCCGACCGCTGGAACCCGATCCTCGACGTCTTCGACGGCGAGGGCGTGCGCTACGCCCACGAGGTGCACCCGAGCGAGATCGCCTACGACCACTGGACCTGCCAGCGCGCGCTCGAGGCCGTCGACCACCGTGCGGCCTTCGGCTTCAACTGGGACCCGTCGCACATGATGTGGCAGGGCATCGACACGGTCGACTTCATCGTCGACTTCGCCGAGCGGATCTACCACGTCGACTGCAAGGACACGCGGATCCGGCCGCAGTCGGGCCGCTCCGGCGTGCTCGGCTCGCACCTCGCCTGGGGCGACCCGCGCCGCGGCTGGGACTTCGTCTCGACCGGGCACGGCGACGTGCCGTGGGAGGATGCCTTCCGCGCGCTGCGCCGCGTGGGCTACGCCGGGCCGATCTCGGTCGAGTGGGAAGACGCCGGGATGGACCGCCTCGTCGGCGCCGAGGAGGCTCAGCGCTTCGTGCGCGAGCTGCTCTGGGATCTGCCCACCGCATCCTTCGACGCCGCGTTCTCGCACAACGCCGGCTGACCGGTCGGCTCGACGAGCGAGGAAGGGGTGCCGCGCGACTCGCGTGGCACCCCTTCCGCGCTCGAGCGCCCGATCAGGCGGCGGCCATGCGCTCCAGCTCGGCCTCGAGCGTGTCGAAGAAGTGCGCGTAGCCCTGGCGCAGCGCCGCCTCGGCGCCCTCGGGGATCGGCGACTGCGTCATGGTCACCTCGGTCGAGCCCTCGGTCTCGGCGAAGTCGACGACGAGGTGCGAGCGCTCGGGGCTGTCGGGCTGGTCGGTGATGGTCAGGCGCAGGTGGTTCGGCGCATCCACCTCGATGAACTCGCCGACCCAGTGGATGCGGGTGCCATCGGGCAGCACCATGTCGGCCTTCCAACTGCGGCCGAGCTCGGCCACGTAGTCGAGGGTCTCGGCGGGCACCTCGACCTGGTCGCCGCCGAACCAGACGGCGAAGTGCTCCGGCTTGGTCCAGGCGTCCCAGACGAGCAGCTGGGCGAAGGGGAAGGTGCGGGTGATCGTGAGGTCGGCCATGGGTCCTATCCGTTCATGTCGGTGTTCTGGGCGTTCTGGGCGTTCTGAGTGGTCTGGATGCTCGGGGTGATCTCGGCCGGGTCGTCCGCGCCGCCGGCCTCGGCGTCGCCGGCCCCGCCGCCGGTCGCGGCGAGCCCGGCGAGGTAGGTGCCGAGCGCGTCGAAGCTGTCGGCCCAGAAGCGCTCGTAGTCGCCGACCCAGCGCGCGGCGTCGCGCAGCGGGCGGGCGTCGAGCGAGGCGGGGCGGTACTGCGCCTCGCGCCCGCGGGTCACGAGTCCGGCCTGCTCGAGCACGCGGAGGTGCTTCGAGACGGCGGCGAAGCTCATCGCGTAGGGCTCGGCGAGCTCGCCGACCGTCGCCGGTCCGCGGGAGAGCCGGGCGAGGATGTCGCGCCGGGTCGGATCGGCGAGGGCCGCGAAGGTGCGGCTGAGCTGGTCGTCGGCCATCGCGCCCTCCCTCATTCCTGCTGAACCATCTGGTTCAGAACCGATGAGTTGAATATAAGGCCACGCCGCGCCACGCGTCAACCCTCACGCGCGGAGTCGGGGCGGCGCTCAGCCGTCGCAGACGCGCAGCACGAGCTTGCCGCGGGTGTGGCCGCGCTCGATCGCCCGGTGCGCCTCGGCGGCGTCGGGCAGGTCGTAGACCGCATCCACGAAGACCTTCAGGTCGCGCGACTCGATCAGCCGCGACACGATCGCGAGCGTCGCGCCGTCGGGGGCGACGCGGTAACCCGTCGCCCGCACCCCGGCCGCCTGCGCCTCCGCGCGCATGGTCGGCCATGATCCCGTCGGCCCGTTCACGATGATCCCGCCGGGCCGCAGCACCTGCAGTGATCGCGTGGCGGTGTCGTCGTGCACGTTGCCGACGAGGTCGATCACCGCATCCACCTCGCCGACGACGTCCTCGAAGCGCTCGGTGCTGTGGTCGACGACCTCGTCCGCGCCCAGATCGCTCAGCCAGCGCAGGTTGCGGGTCGAGCCGGTCGCGATCACGTGCGCGCCGAAGTACGAGGCCAGCTGCACCGCGAGGTGGCCCACTCCGCCGGCGGCGCCGTGGATGAGCATCCGCTGGCCCTCGTGCGCCCGCGCCGTGTCGACGACCATGCCCCAGGAGGTCAGCGCGGCGAGCGGCACGGCGGCCGCCTCGACGTGCGACAACGTCGGCGGCTTGCGCACGACGCTGAGCTCGGTGACCGTGAGGTAGTCGGCGTAGGCGCCGCTGAGTCGCGGCACCATCCCCATGCCGTAGACCTCGGTGCCGGGCTGCAGCGCATGGGCCTCGTACGGCGCCTCGACGACGATGCCGCTGAAGTCGTTGCCGAGCACGGCGGGAAAGCTCGAGATCGCACCGAACGCCCCGCGGCCGGCGCGCGTCTTCGCGTCGATGGGGTTCACCCCGGCGGCGACGACCTTGATCAGCAGCTCGGCGTTCGTGCGCACCGGCATCGGCACCTTCTCCAGGCGCAGCACGTCGGGGTCTCCCGCGGTGGCGAACGTCATGGCGCGCATCCTGCTCACTGGGCCTCCCTGCCTCGTGCGGTCGCGACGGGAGCGCCGCCGACCGTGACCTCAGTGAAGCGGGCCGATGTTCCGCGGGTGTTTCGGCGATGTACCGGGGTGGAAAACCCTGTCCGCCCCACGCCGGGATGCCCTAACCTCCTGAACAGGCTCGCTGACGGCGGGTCGCACGCGAGATCTGAGGAGCCGGCATGCGGGCGCTGTTCATCCTGATCCGACTCGGCGGCGCGGTGGCGATCATCGCCGCCGTCGTCGCGCAGCTCATGCTGAGCCTGCAGGTGTGGGCCGAGGTGCCGGTCAAGGACACGGCGACGCAGATCGGCCACTTCTTCAGCTTCTTCACGATCGACTCGAACCTGCTCAGCGTCGTGTCGTTCCTGGTCGGCGCCGTGTTCCTCATCCTGAAGCGCGACGACACCGCCGCGTGGGGCGTCTTCCGGGGCAGCGTCACCGCCTACATGGCGACGACCGGCATCGTCTACAACCTGCTGCTGCGCGGCATCGAGCTGCCGCAGGGCAGCACCGTGCCGTGGTCGAACGAGGTGCTGCATGTCGTCGCGCCGGTGCTCGTCATCCTCGACTGGTTCTTCGCACCCGGCCGGCGTCCGCTCAAGTGGACCGCCATCTGGGTCGTGATCGCCTTCCCGCTGGTCTGGACGCTCTACACGATGATCCGCGGGCCGCTGGTCGTCGACGGGGTCACCGGCCGCGACTACTGGTACCCGTACCCCTTCCTCAACCCGAACACGGCGCCCGAGGGCTACTTCACCGTGTTCCTCTACATGGTGCTGATCGCCGCGATCATCGGCCTCGTCGGCGCCGGCGCGATCTGGGTGTCGCGCAAGGGCGGCCGCTGGCCGCTGCCGTCGCCCGCTGGTGCGTCGTCGACCGGTGTGCCGGCGGACTCGGCGTCCGAGAGGGATGCGCGGCCGACCCCGTGACGTCCGGCTCGGTTCTGAAGGCGCCGGCCTTCCGCTCCGTCGCGCGTCGGCTCGTCGCCGCGCTCGGCGCGCTGCTCGCCCTGGCCGCGCTCGCCCTGATCTGGGCCGCGCGGCTGAGCCTGCCGCACGACCTCTACGTCAGCGAGCTCGGCGCCGACGGCATGCCGACGGCCGGCGCGTTCCGCCTCGCGCTGCTGCTGCTCGTCGCCGGGGGAGCGCTCGTCGCGCTCGCCTGCCGCGGCATCCGCAGCCGGGCGCGCGTGCTGCGGCGCTGGACGCCGACCGTCTCGCTGCTGGTCTCGTGCGCCTTCTTCCTGCTGGCATCCCAGGTGCCGTGCACAGCCGGCTGCCCGGTGCCCGCGCCCGGCTCGCCGCTGTTCACCTGGCAGGACTTCACGCACACCTCGGCCGCGGTGATCGCCTTCGGCGCGGCAGCGGTGGCGATGCTGCAGTGCGGCTTCGCGCTCGGGCACCCGGTGCTCGCGGTGCTGTCGCGGGCGTCGGCGATCGCCGTCGCGGGCATCGCCGCGATCGGCGGCCTGATGTCGGTGCTGAGCTTCTACTCGTGGATGGGCAGCCGCTTCGAGTTCACGGCGACGACGATCGGGCTCGCCTGGGTCGCGGTGCTCGGCCTGTCGGTCGCGCTGGCGCGGCAGAGGGTGTCGGCGCCGCGCGACGTGGCGGGCGAGGCGGATACGGCGCGTCCGGCAGACCCTGCCGGCGTCGCCGACTCAGCGGCGGCGCAGCAGCTCGAGCAGCCGATCGGCTAGCACGACGAGGCGATGGATCTCGTTGTCGTCGCGATCCACCCAGCGCGACTCGGGCACCGCATCCACGGGCACGAAGTCGCGGTGCTGCTCCCAGACGACGAGAGTGCGCTCGGCGCCGAGCACGTACTGCTGCCACCACACCTGACGCAGGTAGGTGCGGGGGATGCTGCGCCACGCCTTCGAGGTCGTCTTGATCTCGCAGAGCTCGAGCGTGGCGCTGCGCTCGCGCACCCCGTCGGGGGTGGCGAGGTGGCCGCGCTCGCCGTCGGCGTGGAAGAGCTGGGTGCTCGGCTGCATGCCGTGCTCCGCGCGCGCCCAGCGGGCGATCTCGGGTTCACGGGCGCGGCCGTGGTCGGTGTAGGCGTTGCCGCCGAAGCCGGTGCCGAGCATCTTCTCCATGGCGATGCCCGGCAGGGGCTTGTCGCTCGAGAAGCGCGCCGCGTCGGTCGCGGTGACCCCGTTCGCGCGGGCGATGAACCAGCCGCGCCGATCCGTCGAGTCGGCGACGACCCGGTCGCGCCAGTGCACCGGCGGCGCCTCCCAGAGGGAGAGCATCGGCTGAGCACGGGTCACGCCCCCATTCTCACCCCGGCCGGCGACACCGGCTGGCGACGCGACGAGCGCGCCCCGATCGCGGGACTGCGGCACCGGTGGTGAGGTGAGGTAACCTCGCACCGCGAGGTCGCGTGAACCCGAAGCACGACGGCCGGCACCGACGAAGGGCGCGCCATGGTCAGCACCGTCCGGCTGCTCGCCGATGCCGGGATCTTCGACGCCGAGTGCGTGCCCTGGGTGCCGATCGCCCTCCTCATCGCCCTGGCCGCCGTCGCGATGATCGGCGCCTTCGTGCTGCGGCGCGAGCCCGGCGACGGCGACGGAGATGTCGGGGGAGACGAGCTCGACCCCGATCCGGAAGGCTGACGACGCCCGGCGCGCGATCGCCGACCCGCCGACTCGGTTTGCGCATCCGCCGTCTCTCGGGTTAGCCTCGACCCGGCCGAAGACCGCTGGTCTCCGATGTGCCGCCTTCTCGAAGGCGTCACCCGGACGAAGTCCTTCCTCGTGAAGAGACCCGCGCAGGTGTGTGAAGCAATAAGCCCTTCTGTGGTTCGAGCTCCGTGCGTCTGCGCCGGAGCTCTTTTCGTTGGCGGATGTCTGATCCCACTCGGGATGCCCGCGGCCCTCGGCGCCGAATCCAACCACAAGGAGCGCCATGGCGAACAAGGAAGCAACGGTCGCCGAGCTGACGGAGTCTTTCCGCAGCTCGAACGCGGTCGTGCTCACCGAGTACCGCGGTCTCACGGTTGCTCAGCTCAAGGAGCTGCGCAAGAACCTCCGCGAGAACGCGACCTATGCCGTGGTGAAGAACACGCTCACCAAGATCGCGGCCAACGAAGCGGGCATCACGTCGTTCGACGACGCCCTCGTCGGTCCCTCCGCGATCGCCTTCGTCCACGGTGACACTGTCGCCGTGGCGAAGACTCTGCGTGACTTCGCCAAGGCGAACCCTCTGCTGGTGGTCAAGGGCGGGTACTTCGACGGTGCCCCGCTGACCGCCGACGAGGTGAACAAGCTCGCCGATCTCGAGTCGCGTGAGGTGCTGCTGGCCAAGCTGGCCGGCGCCTTCAAGGCCTCGCTGTTCGGTGCCGCATACATGTTCAACGCACCGCTCGCGCAGGCCGTTCGCACGGTCGACGCGCTGCGCGCGAAGCAGGAGTCCGCGGCGTAACCCGCCCGCGGCTAGACATTCAGCACTAAGGAGACAGACATGGCCAAGCTCACCACCGACGAGCTGCTCGAGGCGTTCAAGGAGCTTTCGCTCATCGAGCTCAGCGACTTCGTCAAGAAGTTCGAGGAGACCTTCGAGGTCACCGCCGCCGCCCCCGTCGCCGTGGCCGCCGCCCCGGCCGCCGGTGGCGCTGCCGCCGCCGAGGAGGAGGAGAAGGACTCGTTCGACGTCGTTCTCGAGTCGGCCGGTTCCGCCAAGATCCAGGTCATCAAGGAGGTGCGCGGCCTCACGAGCCTCGGCCTCTCGGAGGCCAAGGCTCTCGTCGACGGCGCGCCCAGCACCGTTCTGGAGGGCGCCAACAAGGAGGCGGCCGAGAAGGC encodes:
- a CDS encoding ABC transporter ATP-binding protein → MTLLDPTTAALPPRERKPVLEIRDLSVDYGYDQNAVHALQGVDLTLHAGEVLGLAGESGCGKSTLAYAATRLLPPPGVITGGSVTFTSARDGHGGDLLRMGEAELRAQRWRDTAIVFQGAMNSLNPVYTVGRQLVDGILAHKPRSRDARAEARARALELLDMVGIPKDRLGSYPHQLSGGMRQRVMIAMALALEPEIVIMDEPTTALDVVMQRQIVEQIMQLKDELGFSVIFITHDVSLLLELADRIAIMYAGRIVEDASSEEVYKMPRHPYTAGLLHSFPPLRGPKRDLAGIPGSPPDLVNLPTGCKFHPRCPYAFDECKLTDPVLGPTRFGAAEPERQVACLLNDERVAPGPIPLELGVRPEGDRIV
- a CDS encoding sugar phosphate isomerase/epimerase family protein gives rise to the protein MTTHPVTLFTGQWADLTLDEVAGHAASWGYDGLEIACSAEHLDVWRADEDPSYLDGRRAVLEKHGLKTWALSNHLTGQAVCDDPIDFRHKALLRSKVWGDGDAEGVRQRAAEELKLTAKAARKLGVDVITGFTGSSIWQYVAMFPPVGQDVIDAGYEDFADRWNPILDVFDGEGVRYAHEVHPSEIAYDHWTCQRALEAVDHRAAFGFNWDPSHMMWQGIDTVDFIVDFAERIYHVDCKDTRIRPQSGRSGVLGSHLAWGDPRRGWDFVSTGHGDVPWEDAFRALRRVGYAGPISVEWEDAGMDRLVGAEEAQRFVRELLWDLPTASFDAAFSHNAG
- a CDS encoding SRPBCC family protein, which encodes MADLTITRTFPFAQLLVWDAWTKPEHFAVWFGGDQVEVPAETLDYVAELGRSWKADMVLPDGTRIHWVGEFIEVDAPNHLRLTITDQPDSPERSHLVVDFAETEGSTEVTMTQSPIPEGAEAALRQGYAHFFDTLEAELERMAAA
- a CDS encoding ArsR/SmtB family transcription factor, whose protein sequence is MADDQLSRTFAALADPTRRDILARLSRGPATVGELAEPYAMSFAAVSKHLRVLEQAGLVTRGREAQYRPASLDARPLRDAARWVGDYERFWADSFDALGTYLAGLAATGGGAGDAEAGGADDPAEITPSIQTTQNAQNAQNTDMNG
- a CDS encoding NADP-dependent oxidoreductase; protein product: MTFATAGDPDVLRLEKVPMPVRTNAELLIKVVAAGVNPIDAKTRAGRGAFGAISSFPAVLGNDFSGIVVEAPYEAHALQPGTEVYGMGMVPRLSGAYADYLTVTELSVVRKPPTLSHVEAAAVPLAALTSWGMVVDTARAHEGQRMLIHGAAGGVGHLAVQLASYFGAHVIATGSTRNLRWLSDLGADEVVDHSTERFEDVVGEVDAVIDLVGNVHDDTATRSLQVLRPGGIIVNGPTGSWPTMRAEAQAAGVRATGYRVAPDGATLAIVSRLIESRDLKVFVDAVYDLPDAAEAHRAIERGHTRGKLVLRVCDG
- a CDS encoding Pr6Pr family membrane protein, with the protein product MRALFILIRLGGAVAIIAAVVAQLMLSLQVWAEVPVKDTATQIGHFFSFFTIDSNLLSVVSFLVGAVFLILKRDDTAAWGVFRGSVTAYMATTGIVYNLLLRGIELPQGSTVPWSNEVLHVVAPVLVILDWFFAPGRRPLKWTAIWVVIAFPLVWTLYTMIRGPLVVDGVTGRDYWYPYPFLNPNTAPEGYFTVFLYMVLIAAIIGLVGAGAIWVSRKGGRWPLPSPAGASSTGVPADSASERDARPTP
- a CDS encoding DUF998 domain-containing protein, whose protein sequence is MTSGSVLKAPAFRSVARRLVAALGALLALAALALIWAARLSLPHDLYVSELGADGMPTAGAFRLALLLLVAGGALVALACRGIRSRARVLRRWTPTVSLLVSCAFFLLASQVPCTAGCPVPAPGSPLFTWQDFTHTSAAVIAFGAAAVAMLQCGFALGHPVLAVLSRASAIAVAGIAAIGGLMSVLSFYSWMGSRFEFTATTIGLAWVAVLGLSVALARQRVSAPRDVAGEADTARPADPAGVADSAAAQQLEQPIG
- a CDS encoding recombinase, with the translated sequence MTRAQPMLSLWEAPPVHWRDRVVADSTDRRGWFIARANGVTATDAARFSSDKPLPGIAMEKMLGTGFGGNAYTDHGRAREPEIARWARAEHGMQPSTQLFHADGERGHLATPDGVRERSATLELCEIKTTSKAWRSIPRTYLRQVWWQQYVLGAERTLVVWEQHRDFVPVDAVPESRWVDRDDNEIHRLVVLADRLLELLRRR
- the rplJ gene encoding 50S ribosomal protein L10 — protein: MANKEATVAELTESFRSSNAVVLTEYRGLTVAQLKELRKNLRENATYAVVKNTLTKIAANEAGITSFDDALVGPSAIAFVHGDTVAVAKTLRDFAKANPLLVVKGGYFDGAPLTADEVNKLADLESREVLLAKLAGAFKASLFGAAYMFNAPLAQAVRTVDALRAKQESAA
- the rplL gene encoding 50S ribosomal protein L7/L12, which encodes MAKLTTDELLEAFKELSLIELSDFVKKFEETFEVTAAAPVAVAAAPAAGGAAAAEEEEKDSFDVVLESAGSAKIQVIKEVRGLTSLGLSEAKALVDGAPSTVLEGANKEAAEKAKEALEGAGATVTLK